A window of Solanum stenotomum isolate F172 chromosome 9, ASM1918654v1, whole genome shotgun sequence genomic DNA:
CTAAGCTTAACACGCCATGGATATGGCCACcaagtaacaaaatacaattctGGGGCCTTCATCTATGGTTCAACTACCCAAATTTGTCGTTAATTGGTGCTGCTGTCAATGACAACAGAGGAAGCAAGTCTTGAGATGAGCACAGCTTCATTACTCACAAAGTTGGATGCTGCTACATCTTCTAAGTGTTTCCAGGTCAATTCACGCCTCTCCTGCGCCTCCTTATCTTTTATATCATCTTCTTTGAATTTCTCTAAACACTCATCAAAAAGTGCTTGATCAGCATCTGAAAAGATCTTCCTTACGTTCAACGTCAGACTTTGAACAGCTTGGTTCCAATGACCACGGGTGTTTTTCTCCAAGAGTGGAAAAATTAAGGGTAAAATCACTTCACGATTCTGAACTATTAGATTTCTTATGTGATCGTTATTCCACAGGAACAGAGCACGTTCAGCTACCTGCCAGTTTATGGAAAATGGAGACAGTCAAAGGTAGAATAGACTTAATATAGATAATGATTCCAGAAATAACAAGTAGACAATCTGTTTCCAACAGGAAAGATAGTTAAGGTTTATTATGAGGTTTCTTGCAAATAAGAAGTCAGTGTATGCatttaccagtttcaaaaaaaaaatcagtgtATTTGGACATTTCTCCAACATAAAATTAGGGTAACTTTGCAGGGGTGAACTTCATAAGTTATCATTCTGTTCACAAAGAATGCATGCTGCTTGATATTGTCCCTCCAGACTCCAGCAATTAACTTATGAGATAAAATCCATTAAGAATCAGATGTGGAATCATACTTCGGGACAAATCAGGAAAATGGATAAATGGCATTGTTAAAAGAATTAGGACACCTAGTAGAACAATACAAATGGACCATGAGCAAAATATGAATGAGGCATAGCGGCAAAAGCATTTGACTAAcaatttataagattttttagaTTGAACACTGGAAAAAGATAGGGAAGGCTAAAATATCCAAGCTAAGCTGTTCAGATCTTAATTCAAAGTGGTTTTTCTACAAGGTAAAATTTTATTGATGTAGTGGGGAAATTTCCAGGTAAATGAGGTTTTCTAAAATAGCCAAATCTATACCAAGGGGAGCTCATAGATGCCCCAAAAAGTAAGTATAAGCAAAAGGCATACCAAAGAGCTCTTCTATTTCTGTATGTCCATATGACCCACATAAGGGCCAAAGAGGCAAGGGGGTTGCACCCCAAGCTCTGCATCTCAACTTTAAAGTGTTTCAAGGTGATGAATCCTCCATTATGACAATGATTTCCAGCTCACATGTGGTAGTCGAGAAAATAGTTCTCATTGTCAAACAGTATAAATGACAAAAACAGTGTGAAACTGGCATCGCGATACTGTGTtcaattccttttctttttttttttgagataaaggTAACTGCTGTGTTCAATTCCTTTGTTTGGCATTCTACATAAAGAGAATGGAAGTGGGGTCTAggaagggtagagtgtacgcaaatCTTACCCTACCTCAGAGGTAAAGAGGTTGCTTCCGGCAGACCCTCAGCACTTGTTCCAACCAGGCTTTAGAATCTTGTTTCCAATTTACTCACTCAAGCAATTCCACATACTGACTAGATTTGGCATTATTCAtttacttcttttctctttGGGATATCTTTCCTAGTTAACCAGAAGAGCATAAAGGTATTCCCTTTTCCTCTATAGCTGGAATGGTGTTCCACTTAGATTGACACTCTATCAACCTTAAATACTAGAGAACATCAGAATGGAACTGTGGAAACCCAACCAAGGATTTATAACACATAAATCGCAAAGGAGATAGGACTCTGACTGCATGTTGTTGCTATAGAACTCATAAATCACTAAAAGAAATAGTTTTATGGGAATAAAGAAAACACCAAATACTACTTACTGTCCCCTTTTCCCACATAGATTTGACTCATCCACCCATGGGCCATGGCAAGCAATACTTTTACATTTCTCTTACTAGTTTGTGTTTAAAGTTATAACGCAAGCATCTTCATCAGCTTTCCTTCTATTTCCAAAAGGCTATACGCCCTCTTTCTCATTTAATCTTACCTGCTTTCTTTCGTTCGTTCATTTTGAATTGGAAGTCTTACCTGCCTTCTATTTTACTCCATCATAGCAAATTAACTTCTTTTATAAATGCCAAAATTAACATTTCCTATTATGGCAATACTCTACACAAAGTGGTAGCAATAATAGTAGTAGCGCAGCTACAGTACAGTAGTAGTAAATTGTTCTAGCTTCTGCCCATAATTGCACAGCTTCTCGTCTCCAAGATGTGAAAAGTTGGTGAGCTGAACACTTCATGTGGCTTTAATCAAACTTCTTTGGTGATAACAAGGAAAAAGACATACACGCTGAAACTCAAGAAAGGAACTTGTGTCTTATGTTCTCAATACAGTAACCAGAGAATGACAAGGAAATTAAAACTTATATTCCGCTTCCAGTGAATGGCCATAACCAAGAATCATCCTTGTTCAATCTTTCCTGCCCATTGCTGGAAAACTAAtgttaaagtaaaaataaaagcatGTAAATAGTGTCTATGGAAGCCATCCATCAACATATAATATGCCTAGGTTAATGGATATAGGCCTGATCCTTATCGGGAAAAAGTAACTATAATTTAAGTCTTAGCATCACAAATAGCTCCTGAATAATCTCTGTGTGTGTCTATAcctatgtgtgtgtgtgtgtgtgtgtgggttAACCTGTGTGTCTGTGTCTATTGGTACATAAGAGATCCCTAAACTCTGATAACCTGCTGAGGCAAGCAGTGAGAGCTTGAAGTGAGTGATCATTTCCTCTATACTTGGTCAATCTACAAATCTTTTAATATAGACTCTTCAGTAAACAAAGCTTGATAGGTAGACTGGTTAATCTCTGTTTCCAGCCACATATTTCTCAGCCAATTTGCTAATTTGGCTTGAGCTATATTTGATGTCCAACTGATTTACAACTGTAACTAACATTTTAACTCAGCCTAATTGTTTGAAGTCGAAACTACTCCAGTTGTGTATCTAATTAAACTGAAGTCAGCATCTCTTTCTGTCCTTCGCCTTTCATATGATTGACGATATATAGATATATCACTTGTCCAAtcataaggaaaagaaaatgattattaactaaaaaaatggTGACATGCATCTTCAGCCAGTCAAAAGAAAGTAATAACAAAATCTTTTTAGACCAAAAAAGAATACTCGAACAACAATAAACATACACCAGTATTTCAACTTTTTATGTTTCGCAGCAACCAGATATGTTCAGTACACCAAATGGAATACCCCGTCATTTCTTCTGTATTATCTTTCAGAATTAAGCTGCAGTGAAATTATAGTTTCATCCATGCAGATACTGAAGATATGTATCGTTCATGGCATAGACCAATCTCAATATCCAACAGCAAATTTGTCATTGGATCAGCTtattctaataaataaaatgaagagatcAGTCATCATCCTCTCCCCCAAATATTTACTGAACCCAAACTCCAATCTGAGAATTTGTAAAGCACAGGAAACCCAAAAGAGGTCTTTATCTAATGAAGCATCAAACTTGAAAGATAGTTTGAGCTTCAAATTGCCAAAAAGATGGAAGGTAGAAACAGGGAGCAACCAAATATAAACTGAGAAGTTCGAGCTAGCAAAAGATGGGAATCAACAGAATCAGAATATGATACCTGAAAATGAGAGCTGTTGAGACAACGACCAATCTGACGGAACAAAGGGACCATGCACCGTTGAAACTCTGCAGCTTGGGTAGCTTCCAGAACCTCCTCCAACTCACCAAGAAACATGACCTCCTTGCCACTATTGGTGACTGGCCAGTACTTCAGAAGTCCTCTGATAACGATGTCTGACAACTTAAAGTCTTTCTCCACAAACTGTGTGATGCAATACATGAGTTGTTGGTGGTACATGGCTACGCATTTAGGTTTGTGAAGGGGAATCAATGCACGGACAAGAAAAAGCTTGTGCTCTTCCTTTAAAGGCAGAGCAAATCCATTGATTATACTGCCCAAGATCTCCAGCAATTCTGCAATTCCATTGTGCTTCTCAGTCTCAAAGATAAAACggtaaaatatattatttatggcTTTCCTGATAAATGGCCTATGCACCATGAACTTCCCATATACACGATGAAGAATTGTTTTCAAGTACTCGCGCTCCCGTTGGTCCTCTGAATCAAACAGTTCAAGCAATCTCAAAACAAAAGAGTGGTCAACGTATCTTTTTGCAAGCTTAGCATCCGTCTCCGATGAAGCCACAAATCGCAAAAGAAGCTCATAAACAACCTGAAGGTGAGGCCACGAGGGTTCCATCGTGGGCTCATCCTCTTCTGGATCAAACATATCCAGTAGCCCATTGTCATGATTAAACGAGGGTAATGTCCTAAACAAATTGGCAGCAACCATTTTCGTTAATTCTTGCATTGTGACTTCATTAAACTTGGAACTCACAGCTGAAATATAATCAACTAATTCAAGCAATGTCTGCCTCTTGACATCCTTCTCCTTCAGATTCTTCGTCGGGTCGCTAAAATCAAACAGCACACAACACATTTGTAGCTTCCTAATCAAAAGATTTTGCTTTTCTGAGCTTGGGGCTTCTCGAACACTTGGTAGAACCTCATAAGATAAAACAGAGTTCGTAACAGAGGGTCCCACCTGTCCATTAACCAGAACTGATTTTTTTCCTTGATTCGGATTCACCGGGACATGATTCCCATTACTAGTGATCTCATACATACCGGAACTTGTTGAATTTAATGTTTTCCCCGCATTTCCTGAACCCTTTGAGTTATTACTACTATCAGTACCACTATAACTGTTGGAATTAGAGTTCACCGATGAGAATGGTGAAACTTCATTTTGACTTGAGTCGTTAggagatgatgatgattttgaCGGCTTCCTAGGAAGCTTCCCCAAAATCTGCTTAATCATGTCCACAACCCCACCCAACGCAACCCAACGCTAGCCCACACTAGAACTACACAAAATGTAGGGGATATACACTGCAAAAATTACAACCCTATACGAAAGTAATcctataaattgaaacaaagcaCAAGCTTAACAAGCCATACCTTGATGAATTAGCGAGAAATTCAAAGCAGTTATCGAAATGGCTCGAATTTCCAGTCCGGAATTTGAACATACATCCTCGCCGAAATATTTACCGCCGGTAGGGTTTGCGATCGGCGAAATGAAGAAAACTAGAAAATGGATTTTGCCAAGGAATTTGAATTTGGAAAACCCTAGAATTTTGAACTGGAGAGTGATAAGGGAATGATggaataaaatttctttttatagaGGGGGGAAATTTATATGGCGTTAAAAGCAATAGTGCACGAACACAACATAGGGCCCACATACCCACTACAGAGACCTGTGTTTTTGGTAAACAATTGTTCGAACCTGTCATCTCATagtatttcaaattaaaaagttTTCACGTCATGAAGTAGTGATAAAGAACACGCAGTTAACCTATGATTATAAGTATTAACACGcctattactatatataaaagCTAAGTTTATCATTACGGAAAAGCCTAAACTGTCAGATTTCCTCAAATATTAGTTACATTTTAAAGGGTTATTTCCTATTTAATATTTGAGTCATTGTCAATGAGTTTGACAAAATTTATATGGTATTTTATTCTTATCgtaatttaaattacttttcaAATTGTTAACACTTTAACTATCATGACTTTTTCAACAAAATGAATTAGACTACCATAGATATGAAGTACATGACCATTATCTTTCAAAGCCACCATCACActaatcatttttttcaaacttgCATTAATATAAAAGTGTTTTACGTTTATTATACCTAGTTATTTTCAAAAGTGTCAATATCAATCATATAGTCCAGTGTAAATGTGATTTGTGACAAATtacatattataaaaataagtttaacAAATATAGAAACATTTGAGTTGAACTGCATTAAATTATATCTTATTATTTGCTTTTGCTATATATTGACCAAACTGATTTTAGAGTAATGGGCTAAATTTTTCATTGAACTAAGCAATGaagtgtttttatttttacaaaacgTATTAAGTATCGCTTTACTCATTCTACTATCtctgaatattttaatataagttTGTTCTATTATGAGCACAAATCTCATAAATCAATAAAGAGATTAGTGGGCAGACCTAGACCAATTTGGAAGACTTGTAATGATTATGTTTTTACCAAACGTATTAAATATCGCCTTACTCATTCTATTATctctaaatattttaatataaattagttcttttagattttttttataaaaatattttcataaattatatattaatatattttagtgAAAGTGATTGTTACACAACTGCTCCATTGAGTGAATAAATCCTATGATATATGTATCGTATAATCATATTACTATGATTGCCACTCATAAAAATTATCTAATTATAATATGTGAGTAAAGTGAGAATATTgaaattttatccatttttatgAGACTCTAGTATGACCTACATAGTAAGtcataaattaattactatGTCTCctaattgaataaaaatttatgtaatattacATGATAATGCAAATATATCCAATAGTTTTCTTGATGGAGGAAAATAATTCATTAGTAGTTCTTAGGATAAtcacattttataaagaaaactCAGGGTTAAAGGTATTTATTTAAGAATTTCTAGCTTATATATATGAACGCTTGTGATTTTATTAGTCTGTCTAGTGCCTCAATTGGTTATAGACATATAACTCTAGgacttttatcatttttttttatgtttacaaGTCTCTACTTGATAGTGTGTGTTATTTTCTATGACACTTGATCAACTATTGCTATAGCTACGTTTATGATTAAaaatttcttatgtttagaCTTTATATATGTGTTGAATTTTAACATTGTCACCTTCACTGTGTAGCTAAAATTTATAATTCGAATTTTAACAATTCAACACTCAAAAGTTActcaaaataaagtttaaatttaaaacatgaattttatatataaacttcaatcattaacttgtcaaaataacaacaaatctaacaaatttattttgcaaaactgataatttttcattgttttcatTATCCATTTAATTTGAACTCACTTCttatatttcaaattcaagcccacttcttcaaaatattttattttaaatacaataaCTCATCAAACTCATCTCAATGACATCTATCTAATAATTATATAGACTAACCTTACTGTCATGTTTATCTTATGtttagtccatgaatttttaattgtcttctttttaaaaatttaaagtaaCCTTTGAAAATGGAAACTTAAATTTATAGGAGGTCTacaaatatcattttaaagatgATCCTATACTATTTTATGTGTTACATGTTTTACAATACTATTGATGGAAATAAAATTTCTATGTAAGTGCTCTTTTTTCCTCTTCTAAcagaatatatttaaaagagagagaattaattataatataatttgaaacaaGTGATCAAACTATAAATTTAGTAGGATTATCTCTACGATCGGCTTCTTTCATAGTGAATAATAATTTGTACTAATGTCATCAAGAAAGTTAATTTTTCAAGTTAAAGGAAAAAGATTTTAACTTAGtgatcatattataaatttAGTAGCATTGAATCTATGTTCGTCTTGCCCATTGACCGAAAATGTTGCTTGAGTGATAAacacatgtatatataaaaaacttTCTAACTTATATTAGCATATTTTTATCTTATCTTTTTTGTACTAAATGATAATAATTCTTACtaatgtttattttttagtttaaaaaatatttaaatgcaccTTTGAGTGATTAAGATGTCGTCTTTAATATCTAGACACTTAATAATTaagattctttaattttttttacataataataaaaaattaaaatatttatgttcgTTAGTAATGGTAGAGATCGTTTGTAGTGATAGTAATGGTATTGGTGTTAGTGGCAACTagcaaataataattatgatagTAGTTGAGATAGTAAAAGCGGTTGATGTTGTAGTGACTGACGTGATAATGACAAAGTTGGTTGAATAATGTGTGGTGGTTGTTGATTTGTTGATGGTAATCGATGACAATGCTAGTTGTGATTAACATTAGAATTTAGTTGTAGTAGTGGTGGTAGTAGATAGTGGTGGGTGGAGGTATGAACGACAATAATAGAGATGACAAttgatataattaaaataatgaagGTGATAACTATTACAACGATTgacaatataattaataatgatGATAATTACCGAAACAAATTGTGATAACATAAGTGATTAATGGTGATTAATAATGACGAAGATATAAAATAATCATGGCTAATAATTAGAGATAGTCATAGAGTGACGGTAATATTATCTCAACAAAAGTAAATAAGTAGTGAAGTGATAATAGGGGTAAAATTTGATAAGCTCCCCCCCTATTGCTCCACTCTCAGCCCCCCATTTTCCAGCAACTAGGGTTTTTTCCCCTCTTCTTTTACTGAGGGAGTTAGAGTTGTCCGATTCTTACCCATTTCCAGTTTTTACTGTTGTCATCACCACATggtttttattttacattttcttaaaagaagTGCAGACAAAAAAGATTGAGTCTTTCTTGTAAACCAATAGAAATTTCTGGGGTTTTTTCCATTCTTGAAGATTGAGTCTTTCTTGTGAACCAATAGAAATTTCTGGGTTTTTTTACCATTCTTGAAGACTGAGTTTAAAGATTGATGGCTAAGACTAAACCTGGAAAGAAAGACCTTGATTCTTACAGTATCAAGGGCACCAACAAAGTTGTTAGACGTAATATAACTCTTAGGATTGTACTTGTGTTTATttcatttccttatttgatCAATTTTGGTTTTGgtaattatattgttgtgtgTTAGTAGGATAAAGatggtattttttttatgttactAGCTGTTTACTTGGCTCATTGAAGTAGtactctttttttccttctatgaTTTGTATTATTGGTTGTCTATTAGAGTACCATCTTTTGTATAGCTCATTGGGTTTTGTCTTCCTAAATTATTTGGTTATTCTTTAACTTTTGCTTTAATGTTTCCACAATTAGTGTGTAGATGTCCTAATTCACtccaacaataaaaaaaagaaagtatttttGTATTGTGGTTCTAAAGGACACTGCTGAGATTTGGGGTGTTATCTTCTCTTTGCTATCAGCATTTGAGTTGTTTAAGTTTTGAATTGTTGGAGGTCACTAGACTgaagaatatatttttgaattttctttctcaGCTGATGATTGTGTATTGATGAGACCATCTGATTCTGATAAACCTCCATACGTGGCAAAAATAGAGAAGCTAGAGGCTGATCACCGGAATAATGTGAAGGTCAGAGTTAGATGGTATTACCGACCCGAGGAGTCTATTGGTGGTCGCAGACAGTTCCATGGGGCCAAAGAACTGTTCTTGTCAGATCACTTTGATGTGCAGAGTGCACACACCATTGAAGGGAAGTGCATAGTTCACTCTTTTAAGAACTACACCAAATTGGAGAATGTGGGCCCTGAGGATTACTTTTGCAGGTTTGAGTACAAAGCTGCCACAGGGGGGTTTACTCCTGACCGTGTAGCTGTGTGAGTTTCTAATAGCTTTGCTGCTTAACTTGAACCTTCTTCGTCCTTTTCTCAGTGGAAGTTGAAAGTTACGTTTGTAGTGTTTACTAAAACCTGGATACTTCGggatgttttgattttgaaggTATTGTAAGTGTGAGATGCCCTACAACCCTGATGATCTCATGGTACAATGTGAAGGATGCAAAGACTGGTATGCCTCCAAATTTCCACAAATTCATCTTCTTTACGCATTAGCATGCCTTTTCTGCTTCTATGCATGGAAATTCACAAGTGTCGCTTCATTTAATGTTTTAGTTAAAAACAAATGGATATCTTCATATGTGTAATTACTTTTAGTTTAGATCAAGCGTGATGTAAGGACAAATTAAtgtttggtcaacttcaaagggCACAAAGCTTGAAAAGGCAACAATTGAATTGTGTCATGTTTCCCCCTTCTTTTTATATCAGCCAAATGCAGCAAGTTTAATTAGTTCATCCATGCAGAGTTTATCTTCTGAAGTGGATTATTAAGTTGTCCTGCCTTTTAATTGTCCAATATCCACATTATATTACTATGTCAACCAGGGATAATAAAGGTTCATCTATGATTTTTAGTTATATGTCCAATTACTTACATCCCATATCAAGCTATTGTCTCAACGTTGGTTGATAAACTAAGTTTCTTTAGAATTAAAACTGTGATGAGAACTGGAAACTTTTATTAGAAGTACAAAAGTACCTATCTTGGTATATAACTTAAGAAGGAAGAGTCTTCATAAGTCTAAAGTATGCATTAGGAAGTGTAAAAATCTTCCTGTGTCTGTAATTGTCTCCATTGATTTTGGGTAAAATGGCTACACTCTTCAGCATCTTTTATTTAGGAAACCTGAGTCATGGAGTTTTTAGCTTAACCTAATTTTCTATATTACGATTATTTGATAACCGTATCTATaaaaaatcttttcattttgCCTGCAATTCTATTGCAGGTTCCATCCCTCTTGTATGGGCATGACCATTGATGAAGCAAAGAAATTAGAGCATTTCTTGTGTTCTGACTGTTCCTCAGAAGATGAAACCAAACGTCCTTTGAACTCATTTCATGTTTCACCACCTGATGAAGCAAAGGTAAAAACTCAGTACATTCACCTGGTAAACTTTTACATGATATTATTAGTAATATCTGCAAGTATTGTATCTCCAAGTTAGTCAACAGACTGTTGTTGTTTGTGATAGAAGGGTGAACTTTTTGCACTATGTTCTCATGTGTACTCTGACATTTAGGATCATTATGGAAGGAGAAGGTCGCACTTCTGAAAGTGGTGCATGTT
This region includes:
- the LOC125876741 gene encoding chromatin remodeling protein EBS-like isoform X1 → MAKTKPGKKDLDSYSIKGTNKVVRPDDCVLMRPSDSDKPPYVAKIEKLEADHRNNVKVRVRWYYRPEESIGGRRQFHGAKELFLSDHFDVQSAHTIEGKCIVHSFKNYTKLENVGPEDYFCRFEYKAATGGFTPDRVAVYCKCEMPYNPDDLMVQCEGCKDWFHPSCMGMTIDEAKKLEHFLCSDCSSEDETKRPLNSFHVSPPDEAKVESKRRKR
- the LOC125876741 gene encoding chromatin remodeling protein EBS-like isoform X2; this translates as MAKTKPGKKDLDSYSIKGTNKVVRPDDCVLMRPSDSDKPPYVAKIEKLEADHRNNVKVRVRWYYRPEESIGGRRQFHGAKELFLSDHFDVQSAHTIEGKCIVHSFKNYTKLENVGPEDYFCRFEYKAATGGFTPDRVAVYCKCEMPYNPDDLMVQCEGCKDWFHPSCMGMTIDEAKKLEHFLCSDCSSEDETKRPLNSFHVSPPDEAKLNCHYSRC
- the LOC125876319 gene encoding serine/threonine protein phosphatase 2A 59 kDa regulatory subunit B' gamma isoform, whose product is MIKQILGKLPRKPSKSSSSPNDSSQNEVSPFSSVNSNSNSYSGTDSSNNSKGSGNAGKTLNSTSSGMYEITSNGNHVPVNPNQGKKSVLVNGQVGPSVTNSVLSYEVLPSVREAPSSEKQNLLIRKLQMCCVLFDFSDPTKNLKEKDVKRQTLLELVDYISAVSSKFNEVTMQELTKMVAANLFRTLPSFNHDNGLLDMFDPEEDEPTMEPSWPHLQVVYELLLRFVASSETDAKLAKRYVDHSFVLRLLELFDSEDQREREYLKTILHRVYGKFMVHRPFIRKAINNIFYRFIFETEKHNGIAELLEILGSIINGFALPLKEEHKLFLVRALIPLHKPKCVAMYHQQLMYCITQFVEKDFKLSDIVIRGLLKYWPVTNSGKEVMFLGELEEVLEATQAAEFQRCMVPLFRQIGRCLNSSHFQVAERALFLWNNDHIRNLIVQNREVILPLIFPLLEKNTRGHWNQAVQSLTLNVRKIFSDADQALFDECLEKFKEDDIKDKEAQERRELTWKHLEDVAASNFVSNEAVLISRLASSVVIDSSTN